In one Alnus glutinosa chromosome 14, dhAlnGlut1.1, whole genome shotgun sequence genomic region, the following are encoded:
- the LOC133856693 gene encoding uncharacterized protein LOC133856693, with translation MSVPNKCGITVPLKHRIMPPRRRPLYDSNRVPRPERNGEEDLPPPPPPTPFNDGIHPALVQLIVDTTRQLAEVISRIPRPNERAEPVGCSLRDFASYHFRTFEGTEGPNVAEAWFTDIDVLYTTLGCTDEQKVQYIVLQLTGEAKRWWTARKVLLGERTVITWEMFKEEYNRRFFPRSQRQLRAIEFQNLVQGDMTVEQYSARFMELARFAANLIPEKETKAERFENGLNPRIRERVICLEIKEYARLVEVASLAERGIRESAAAYELKKRSKQPMTRPIKRQAVGSGFKPTLGKNFSNQKAVCSKCARTHLGDCKQGASTCFRCGKPGHFFKDCPMNAAGGAKFQGSGTQARVYSLMPGGEEGVEGDEEDADVVTGTIPLFGKVVSTLFDSGATHSFISSTYVKLCSMTPRPLNQSITVSTPTGNIVTCRKSIEDCPIVIGDRVLPANLVVFQMLGFDVILGMDWLLKHYANIDCRKKEVVFRSPSEEEFKFCGSRVRATPPLLSAI, from the coding sequence ATGTCTGTGCCCAACAAATGTGGAATAACTGTTCCTTTAAAACACAGAATCATGCCTCCTAGACGCCGTCCCCTCTATGACTCTAATCGTGTTCCCCGTCCTGAAAGAAATGGTGAGGAGGATCTGCCACCCCCACCTCCACCAACACCATTCAATGATGGCATACACCCAGCTTTAGTACAACTTATAGTTGACACCACTAGGCAACTGGCTGAAGTAATATCACGAATTCCACGACCCAATGAACGAGCCGAACCTGTGGGTTGTTCATTACGCGATTTTGCTAGCTATCACTTCCGAACTTTTGAAGGAACAGAAGGGCCGAATGTTGCAGAGGCTTGGTTCACAGATATAGATGTACTGTACACTACCCTCGGTTGTACAGATGAGCAGAAGGTTCAGTACATTGTGCTGCAGTTGACAGGCGAAGCTAAGAGATGGTGGACTGCAAGGAAGGTGCTGCTTGGGGAAAGGACAGTAATTACTTGGGAGATGTTTAAGGAGGAATACAATCGACGGTTTTTCCCTCGATCTCAGAGGCAACTACGAGCGATAGAATTCCAGAATTTAGTCCAAGGTGACATGACTGTAGAGCAATATTCCGCCAGATTCATGGAGTTAGCTCGGTTCGCAGCCAATCTTATCCCTGAAAAGGAAACGAAGGCAGAACGATTCGAGAATGGCCTCAACCCTCGCATTAGAGAAAGGGTGATTTGTCTGGAAATAAAGGAATACGCCAGATTGGTAGAAGTGGCGTCCCTAGCTGAAAGAGGAATACGAGAGTCAGCAGCTGCATACGAATTGAAGAAACGTTCGAAACAACCAATGACGCGCCCCATCAAAAGGCAAGCTGTTGGAAGTGGCTTCAAGCCTACCCTGGGAAAGAATTTTTCGAATCAGAAGGCCGTCTGCAGCAAATGCGCAAGGACGCACCTAGGGGATTGTAAGCAAGGAGCATCCACATGTTTTAGATGTGGTAAGCCTGGGCATTTTTTTAAGGATTGCCCTATGAATGCTGCGGGAGGAGCGAAATTTCAAGGAAGTGGAACTCAGGCACGCGTGTATTCTCTTATGCCCGGAGGAGAAGAAGGAGTCGAAGGTGATGAAGAGGATGCGGATGTGGTAACAGGTACCATCCCTCTTTTTGGTAAAGTAGTGAgtactctttttgattcagGTGCAACGCATTCtttcatatcatctacatacgttAAATTATGTAGCATGACTCCTCGACCCTTGAACCAAAGCATAACTGTATCCACACCTACTGGGAATATAGTCACTTGTAGGAAATCCATTGAGGATTGCCCTATCGTCATAGGAGATAGAGTCCTACCGGCAAACCTAGTTGTATTTCAAATGTTAGGTTTTGACGTAATTCTAGGAATGGACTGGTTGTTGAAGCACTATGCCAATATCGactgtagaaagaaagaagttgtCTTTCGCTCTCCAAGCGAAGAGGAATTCAAATTCTGTGGATCTCGAGTACGAGCCACTCCACCTCTTCTTTCTGCAATTTAG